The following are encoded in a window of Risungbinella massiliensis genomic DNA:
- a CDS encoding APC family permease, producing the protein MQMSENHLKKDIGFTVALSLVVGTVIGSGVFMKPGIILAQTGNSTDALWAWLIAGIITLAGGLTIAEIGAQIPKTGGLNVYLEETYGKVWGYLCGWMQTIIYGPAIIGTLGLYLGSLITNLFAIQEEWSIWMGIGFVLFLAGVNMFGTKYGGFVQTLSTVIKLIPIALIIIFGLWKGQSQIFDMGSGLTEEISMGAAVLAALFAYDGWILVGSVAGEMKNPTKLLPKAIIVGLTLVTVIYLLVNLALLHVLPAEQIVALGENAAGTAASVLFGDMGGKLISIGIIISIFGCLNGKIMAFPRIPFAMAERRQLPGSRYLMKVHPKFKTPIFAIVLQIVLAIILMLLSDPNRLSDIAVFSTFLFYILAFLAVFILRKRHSGTPRPYSVPLYPIIPLVAIIGSLFVIISSLMNEPMGSLMVVGITLAGWPLYQFMNRKSMVN; encoded by the coding sequence ATGCAAATGTCGGAGAACCATTTAAAGAAAGATATTGGATTTACAGTTGCCCTTTCCCTAGTCGTTGGTACCGTGATCGGTTCAGGTGTATTTATGAAACCTGGAATCATTTTAGCTCAGACTGGTAATTCTACAGATGCTTTATGGGCATGGTTGATAGCAGGGATTATTACCTTGGCTGGTGGATTAACGATTGCAGAAATCGGTGCACAGATTCCAAAAACAGGTGGGCTCAATGTCTATTTAGAAGAGACATATGGTAAAGTATGGGGTTATTTATGTGGCTGGATGCAAACGATCATTTATGGACCAGCTATTATTGGTACACTAGGACTTTATTTAGGTTCACTCATAACAAATTTATTTGCGATCCAAGAAGAATGGTCTATTTGGATGGGAATTGGATTTGTCTTATTCTTAGCTGGAGTCAATATGTTTGGTACCAAATATGGTGGATTTGTACAAACACTATCTACCGTTATCAAACTAATTCCCATTGCACTTATTATTATTTTTGGGCTCTGGAAAGGGCAAAGTCAAATATTCGACATGGGTAGTGGTCTAACAGAAGAGATTAGCATGGGGGCAGCTGTACTGGCAGCATTATTCGCTTATGATGGTTGGATTCTAGTGGGATCCGTTGCAGGTGAGATGAAAAATCCAACTAAGTTGTTACCCAAAGCGATTATCGTTGGATTAACACTAGTTACAGTTATTTATCTACTTGTAAATCTGGCATTACTTCATGTGTTACCGGCCGAACAAATTGTAGCTCTTGGGGAAAATGCCGCTGGAACTGCTGCATCTGTTTTGTTTGGTGATATGGGTGGGAAATTAATCAGTATTGGCATTATTATCTCTATTTTTGGATGTTTGAACGGAAAAATTATGGCTTTTCCTCGTATTCCTTTTGCGATGGCGGAGAGGAGACAATTACCTGGTTCTCGTTATTTGATGAAGGTACATCCTAAATTTAAGACACCAATCTTTGCGATCGTTTTACAAATTGTGCTGGCTATTATTTTGATGCTACTTAGTGATCCAAACAGATTATCAGATATCGCCGTTTTTTCTACTTTTCTCTTTTATATATTAGCTTTCTTGGCAGTCTTTATCTTGCGTAAACGACATTCTGGAACTCCTCGTCCTTATAGTGTTCCTTTATATCCAATTATTCCTCTTGTAGCAATCATAGGCTCTTTGTTCGTAATCATTAGTTCGCTTATGAATGAACCGATGGGAAGTCTTATGGTGGTGGGAATTACATTAGCAGGTTGGCCGTTATATCAGTTTATGAATCGTAAATCAATGGTGAATTAA